Proteins from a genomic interval of Papaver somniferum cultivar HN1 chromosome 4, ASM357369v1, whole genome shotgun sequence:
- the LOC113271804 gene encoding uncharacterized protein LOC113271804 isoform X2 yields the protein MYNSRVTVSDCALKMGKSTSGGGDSSSLLMPGVKSDDRSRERKPRKIRCPAIAKTPDELEASFIQLYAAYSEAAAHNKEEGEFADCEKKLIEVIRGFRNLKIVYSNVRQFFRQVLDLKKAVPLMIDLLKYDKCGKRLASCILITFEELTHVAFQVPSQEIQVGKLVKSLVEMEALEVFVSTLGKISEDDDLRAVQTIAQMIFQGRAAVAKTASSSRELIIWVSAAIREYPDNKVHFVNAGGIEAMIKLLQDGQKLGDYIYGSAIVALDIVKDCLAASDKFENDDLELGIAIFPASMDMILSTTHCKEEIEERLISLIESLTGGKTENYTLLEKFGENDWERITWLMELFTRYSKRVGAVANRLKSEQLDSFELYKKKCGDGFSTLQSIAVILGYLWLPEIKAKIESELSRHRIEKKLVLDVLSEYRDNIGNAGGTKTVIEKCIARLEENYDQSMELDAQENSGQRMELGVPEKPDQELEMEMEASSKRQRVHNRR from the exons ATGTATAATTCTAGGGTTACGGTCTCAGATTGTGCACTAAAGATGGGTAAGTCAACGTCCGGCGGTGGCGATTCATCATCTCTCCTTATGCCTGGGGTTAAATCAGATGATCGATCTAGAGAGAGGAAACCCCGCAAAATCAGATGTCCTGCTATCGCTAAAACACCAGATGAACTTGAGGCATCCTTCATACAACTATACGCTGCTTACAGCGAAGCAGCAGCTCATAATAAGGAGGAGGGTGAATTCGCTGATTGTGAAAAGAAACTTATTGAGGTAATCAGAGGTTTTAGAAATCTCAAAATAGTTTATAGTAATGTTCGTCAATTTTTTCGTCAGGTTTTAGATCTTAAGAAGGCTGTTCCATTGATGATTGATTTATTGAAATATGATAAATGCGGGAAGCGTTTAGCTAGTTGTATTCTTATTACTTTCGAAGAGCTAACTCATGTGGCATTTCAAGTTCCTAGTCAAGAGATACAAGTTGGCAAATTGGTTAAATCTCTAGTTGAAATGGAAGCCTTGGAAGTATTTGTTTCTACTCTTGGTAAGATTTCTGAAGACGATGATTTACGAGCAGTACAAACTATTGCGCAGATGATTTTTCAAGGAAGAGCAGCTGTAGCAAAAACCGCGAGCAGTTCCAGGGAACTGATTATTTGGGTATCAGCAGCAATAAGAG AATATCCGGACAACAAAGTGCATTTTGTCAATGCTGGAGGAATCGAGGCAATGATTAAACTTTTACAGGACGGGCAGAAATTGGGTGATTATATTTATGGATCTGCGATTGTGGCACTTGATATAGTGAAAGATTGTCTTGCTGCTTCTGACAAGTTTGAGAATGATGATTTGGAATTGGGCATTGCAATATTCCCTGCTTCCATGGATATG ATTCTGAGCACTACGCattgtaaagaagaaattgaagaacgtCTTATATCTCTAATCGAATCATTAACTG GTGGCAAGACGGAAAATTATACATTGTTAGAAAAGTTTGGGGAGAATGATTGGGAAAGAATCACTTGGCTTATGGAGCTCTTCACACG ATATTCCAAAAGAGTTGGCGCAGTGGCGAATCGTCTCAAAAGCGAACAG CTGGACTCGTTTGAGCTCTACAAGAAAAAATGTGGAGATGGATTCTCCACGCTTCAG TCGATTGCTGTTATTCTTGGTTATCTTTGGTTGCCCGA GATAAAGGCTAAGATTGAAAGTGAACTGTCTCGTCACCGGATAGAGAAGAAACTTGTGCTAGATGTTCTCTCG GAATACCGTGACAACATTGGCAACGCGGGTGGTACGAAGACGGTGATCGAGAAATGCATAGCTCGCCTTGAG GAAAATTATGACCAGAGTATGGAGCTGGATGCACAGGAAAATTCTGGCCAGAGGATGGAGCTGGGTGTACCGGAAAAGCCTGACCAGGAgttggagatggagatggaggcAAGTAGCAAGCGGCAACGAGTGCACAACCGTCGATAG
- the LOC113271804 gene encoding beta-catenin-like protein 1 isoform X1: protein MYNSRVTVSDCALKMGKSTSGGGDSSSLLMPGVKSDDRSRERKPRKIRCPAIAKTPDELEASFIQLYAAYSEAAAHNKEEGEFADCEKKLIEVIRGFRNLKIVYSNVRQFFRQVLDLKKAVPLMIDLLKYDKCGKRLASCILITFEELTHVAFQVPSQEIQVGKLVKSLVEMEALEVFVSTLGKISEDDDLRAVQTIAQMIFQGRAAVAKTASSSRELIIWVSAAIRGTKWDAKVCAVGFLHTLLMNYTENRLLLGTDTLPAVVDALSSLIMSPEEEKTEKQKRKEEEEDLPLTLFGCLFFLLEYPDNKVHFVNAGGIEAMIKLLQDGQKLGDYIYGSAIVALDIVKDCLAASDKFENDDLELGIAIFPASMDMILSTTHCKEEIEERLISLIESLTGGKTENYTLLEKFGENDWERITWLMELFTRYSKRVGAVANRLKSEQLDSFELYKKKCGDGFSTLQSIAVILGYLWLPEIKAKIESELSRHRIEKKLVLDVLSEYRDNIGNAGGTKTVIEKCIARLEENYDQSMELDAQENSGQRMELGVPEKPDQELEMEMEASSKRQRVHNRR, encoded by the exons ATGTATAATTCTAGGGTTACGGTCTCAGATTGTGCACTAAAGATGGGTAAGTCAACGTCCGGCGGTGGCGATTCATCATCTCTCCTTATGCCTGGGGTTAAATCAGATGATCGATCTAGAGAGAGGAAACCCCGCAAAATCAGATGTCCTGCTATCGCTAAAACACCAGATGAACTTGAGGCATCCTTCATACAACTATACGCTGCTTACAGCGAAGCAGCAGCTCATAATAAGGAGGAGGGTGAATTCGCTGATTGTGAAAAGAAACTTATTGAGGTAATCAGAGGTTTTAGAAATCTCAAAATAGTTTATAGTAATGTTCGTCAATTTTTTCGTCAGGTTTTAGATCTTAAGAAGGCTGTTCCATTGATGATTGATTTATTGAAATATGATAAATGCGGGAAGCGTTTAGCTAGTTGTATTCTTATTACTTTCGAAGAGCTAACTCATGTGGCATTTCAAGTTCCTAGTCAAGAGATACAAGTTGGCAAATTGGTTAAATCTCTAGTTGAAATGGAAGCCTTGGAAGTATTTGTTTCTACTCTTGGTAAGATTTCTGAAGACGATGATTTACGAGCAGTACAAACTATTGCGCAGATGATTTTTCAAGGAAGAGCAGCTGTAGCAAAAACCGCGAGCAGTTCCAGGGAACTGATTATTTGGGTATCAGCAGCAATAAGAGGTACCAAATGGGATGCAAAAGTGTGTGCTGTGGGTTTTTTACATACTCTTTTGATGAATTATACGGAAAATAGACTTCTATTGGGAACGGACACCCTACCTGCTGTTGTAGATGCTCTTTCATCTCTTATTATGAGtcctgaagaagaaaaaacagaaaaacaaaaaagaaaagaagaagaagaagacctgCCTTTGACtttgtttggttgtttatttTTTCTATTAGAATATCCGGACAACAAAGTGCATTTTGTCAATGCTGGAGGAATCGAGGCAATGATTAAACTTTTACAGGACGGGCAGAAATTGGGTGATTATATTTATGGATCTGCGATTGTGGCACTTGATATAGTGAAAGATTGTCTTGCTGCTTCTGACAAGTTTGAGAATGATGATTTGGAATTGGGCATTGCAATATTCCCTGCTTCCATGGATATG ATTCTGAGCACTACGCattgtaaagaagaaattgaagaacgtCTTATATCTCTAATCGAATCATTAACTG GTGGCAAGACGGAAAATTATACATTGTTAGAAAAGTTTGGGGAGAATGATTGGGAAAGAATCACTTGGCTTATGGAGCTCTTCACACG ATATTCCAAAAGAGTTGGCGCAGTGGCGAATCGTCTCAAAAGCGAACAG CTGGACTCGTTTGAGCTCTACAAGAAAAAATGTGGAGATGGATTCTCCACGCTTCAG TCGATTGCTGTTATTCTTGGTTATCTTTGGTTGCCCGA GATAAAGGCTAAGATTGAAAGTGAACTGTCTCGTCACCGGATAGAGAAGAAACTTGTGCTAGATGTTCTCTCG GAATACCGTGACAACATTGGCAACGCGGGTGGTACGAAGACGGTGATCGAGAAATGCATAGCTCGCCTTGAG GAAAATTATGACCAGAGTATGGAGCTGGATGCACAGGAAAATTCTGGCCAGAGGATGGAGCTGGGTGTACCGGAAAAGCCTGACCAGGAgttggagatggagatggaggcAAGTAGCAAGCGGCAACGAGTGCACAACCGTCGATAG
- the LOC113271804 gene encoding beta-catenin-like protein 1 isoform X3 — protein sequence MYNSRVTVSDCALKMGKSTSGGGDSSSLLMPGVKSDDRSRERKPRKIRCPAIAKTPDELEASFIQLYAAYSEAAAHNKEEGEFADCEKKLIEMIFQGRAAVAKTASSSRELIIWVSAAIRGTKWDAKVCAVGFLHTLLMNYTENRLLLGTDTLPAVVDALSSLIMSPEEEKTEKQKRKEEEEDLPLTLFGCLFFLLEYPDNKVHFVNAGGIEAMIKLLQDGQKLGDYIYGSAIVALDIVKDCLAASDKFENDDLELGIAIFPASMDMILSTTHCKEEIEERLISLIESLTGGKTENYTLLEKFGENDWERITWLMELFTRYSKRVGAVANRLKSEQLDSFELYKKKCGDGFSTLQSIAVILGYLWLPEIKAKIESELSRHRIEKKLVLDVLSEYRDNIGNAGGTKTVIEKCIARLEENYDQSMELDAQENSGQRMELGVPEKPDQELEMEMEASSKRQRVHNRR from the exons ATGTATAATTCTAGGGTTACGGTCTCAGATTGTGCACTAAAGATGGGTAAGTCAACGTCCGGCGGTGGCGATTCATCATCTCTCCTTATGCCTGGGGTTAAATCAGATGATCGATCTAGAGAGAGGAAACCCCGCAAAATCAGATGTCCTGCTATCGCTAAAACACCAGATGAACTTGAGGCATCCTTCATACAACTATACGCTGCTTACAGCGAAGCAGCAGCTCATAATAAGGAGGAGGGTGAATTCGCTGATTGTGAAAAGAAACTTATTGAG ATGATTTTTCAAGGAAGAGCAGCTGTAGCAAAAACCGCGAGCAGTTCCAGGGAACTGATTATTTGGGTATCAGCAGCAATAAGAGGTACCAAATGGGATGCAAAAGTGTGTGCTGTGGGTTTTTTACATACTCTTTTGATGAATTATACGGAAAATAGACTTCTATTGGGAACGGACACCCTACCTGCTGTTGTAGATGCTCTTTCATCTCTTATTATGAGtcctgaagaagaaaaaacagaaaaacaaaaaagaaaagaagaagaagaagacctgCCTTTGACtttgtttggttgtttatttTTTCTATTAGAATATCCGGACAACAAAGTGCATTTTGTCAATGCTGGAGGAATCGAGGCAATGATTAAACTTTTACAGGACGGGCAGAAATTGGGTGATTATATTTATGGATCTGCGATTGTGGCACTTGATATAGTGAAAGATTGTCTTGCTGCTTCTGACAAGTTTGAGAATGATGATTTGGAATTGGGCATTGCAATATTCCCTGCTTCCATGGATATG ATTCTGAGCACTACGCattgtaaagaagaaattgaagaacgtCTTATATCTCTAATCGAATCATTAACTG GTGGCAAGACGGAAAATTATACATTGTTAGAAAAGTTTGGGGAGAATGATTGGGAAAGAATCACTTGGCTTATGGAGCTCTTCACACG ATATTCCAAAAGAGTTGGCGCAGTGGCGAATCGTCTCAAAAGCGAACAG CTGGACTCGTTTGAGCTCTACAAGAAAAAATGTGGAGATGGATTCTCCACGCTTCAG TCGATTGCTGTTATTCTTGGTTATCTTTGGTTGCCCGA GATAAAGGCTAAGATTGAAAGTGAACTGTCTCGTCACCGGATAGAGAAGAAACTTGTGCTAGATGTTCTCTCG GAATACCGTGACAACATTGGCAACGCGGGTGGTACGAAGACGGTGATCGAGAAATGCATAGCTCGCCTTGAG GAAAATTATGACCAGAGTATGGAGCTGGATGCACAGGAAAATTCTGGCCAGAGGATGGAGCTGGGTGTACCGGAAAAGCCTGACCAGGAgttggagatggagatggaggcAAGTAGCAAGCGGCAACGAGTGCACAACCGTCGATAG
- the LOC113271804 gene encoding beta-catenin-like protein 1 isoform X4, with amino-acid sequence MYNSRVTVSDCALKMGKSTSGGGDSSSLLMPGVKSDDRSRERKPRKIRCPAIAKTPDELEASFIQLYAAYSEAAAHNKEEGEFADCEKKLIEMIFQGRAAVAKTASSSRELIIWVSAAIREYPDNKVHFVNAGGIEAMIKLLQDGQKLGDYIYGSAIVALDIVKDCLAASDKFENDDLELGIAIFPASMDMILSTTHCKEEIEERLISLIESLTGGKTENYTLLEKFGENDWERITWLMELFTRYSKRVGAVANRLKSEQLDSFELYKKKCGDGFSTLQSIAVILGYLWLPEIKAKIESELSRHRIEKKLVLDVLSEYRDNIGNAGGTKTVIEKCIARLEENYDQSMELDAQENSGQRMELGVPEKPDQELEMEMEASSKRQRVHNRR; translated from the exons ATGTATAATTCTAGGGTTACGGTCTCAGATTGTGCACTAAAGATGGGTAAGTCAACGTCCGGCGGTGGCGATTCATCATCTCTCCTTATGCCTGGGGTTAAATCAGATGATCGATCTAGAGAGAGGAAACCCCGCAAAATCAGATGTCCTGCTATCGCTAAAACACCAGATGAACTTGAGGCATCCTTCATACAACTATACGCTGCTTACAGCGAAGCAGCAGCTCATAATAAGGAGGAGGGTGAATTCGCTGATTGTGAAAAGAAACTTATTGAG ATGATTTTTCAAGGAAGAGCAGCTGTAGCAAAAACCGCGAGCAGTTCCAGGGAACTGATTATTTGGGTATCAGCAGCAATAAGAG AATATCCGGACAACAAAGTGCATTTTGTCAATGCTGGAGGAATCGAGGCAATGATTAAACTTTTACAGGACGGGCAGAAATTGGGTGATTATATTTATGGATCTGCGATTGTGGCACTTGATATAGTGAAAGATTGTCTTGCTGCTTCTGACAAGTTTGAGAATGATGATTTGGAATTGGGCATTGCAATATTCCCTGCTTCCATGGATATG ATTCTGAGCACTACGCattgtaaagaagaaattgaagaacgtCTTATATCTCTAATCGAATCATTAACTG GTGGCAAGACGGAAAATTATACATTGTTAGAAAAGTTTGGGGAGAATGATTGGGAAAGAATCACTTGGCTTATGGAGCTCTTCACACG ATATTCCAAAAGAGTTGGCGCAGTGGCGAATCGTCTCAAAAGCGAACAG CTGGACTCGTTTGAGCTCTACAAGAAAAAATGTGGAGATGGATTCTCCACGCTTCAG TCGATTGCTGTTATTCTTGGTTATCTTTGGTTGCCCGA GATAAAGGCTAAGATTGAAAGTGAACTGTCTCGTCACCGGATAGAGAAGAAACTTGTGCTAGATGTTCTCTCG GAATACCGTGACAACATTGGCAACGCGGGTGGTACGAAGACGGTGATCGAGAAATGCATAGCTCGCCTTGAG GAAAATTATGACCAGAGTATGGAGCTGGATGCACAGGAAAATTCTGGCCAGAGGATGGAGCTGGGTGTACCGGAAAAGCCTGACCAGGAgttggagatggagatggaggcAAGTAGCAAGCGGCAACGAGTGCACAACCGTCGATAG